A stretch of the Aegilops tauschii subsp. strangulata cultivar AL8/78 chromosome 4, Aet v6.0, whole genome shotgun sequence genome encodes the following:
- the LOC109772826 gene encoding putative MO25-like protein At5g47540 isoform X1, with protein sequence MSGCLWPCVSSANAMTAGMGGGLFGPKARSPAELVRHTRDILRFIADHPEPCSGKLEAKREQKIADLSISVRAMKSILYGDGDGDPVAEACTQLTREFFKDNTLRLVIVCVPHMDLETQKEVTLVYANLARQKVDSRIPASDYLEVNQDLLDILMAGFNNRDIAIHYSTILRDCVRHQVAARYVLYSQHMKKFFDYIQFPDFSPSSEAFKTFKELLTRHKSSAAEFFTKNYDWFFSDFHTKLLHSSNYVTKRQSIQLLGDILLERTNSSVMLRYVSSKENLIVLMNLLRDPSQPIQVEAFHIFKLFTANKNKPRDITSILVANKSKIIRFLNAFTLEKGVSLALTDAEDRVFESDKAQVLADVMAMKL encoded by the exons ATGTCGGGGTGCCTGTGGCCGTGCGTGTCCAGCGCCAATGCCATGACGGCGGGGATGGGCGGGGGGTTGTTCGGGCCCAAGGCCAGGAGCCCGGCGGAGCTGGTGCGACACACGCGCGACATCCTCCGCTTCATCGCCGACCATCCGGAACCCTGCAGCGGCAAACTAGAAGCCAAGCGCGAACAAAAG ATTGCAGATCTAAGCATAAGTGTCAGGGCAATGAAATCCATTCTCtatggcgacggcgacggcgatcCTGTTGCCGAAGCATGCACGCAATTGACAAGGGAGTTTTTCAAGGACAATACTCTACGTCTAGTAATTGTTTGCGTTCCGCATATGGACCTGGAA ACTCAAAAGGAAGTAACTCTAGTTTATGCAAATCTGGCAAGACAAAAGGTAGATTCAAGGATCCCTGCCTCTGACTACTTGGAAGTTAACCAAGATCTTTTGGATATATTAATGGCTGG GTTTAATAACAGGGACATTGCGATACATTATAGTACAATATTGAGGGATTGCGTACGCCACCAAGTGGCTGCACG GTATGTATTATATTCTCAGCATATGAAGAAATTCTTTGATTATATCCAGTTTCCTGACTTCAGTCCATCATCAGAAGCCTTCAAGACATTTAAG GAACTTCTGACAAGGCATAAATCATCAGCAGCTGAATTCTTCACCAAGAACTATGATTGG ttcttttcagattttcacaCGAAATTGCTACATTCTTCCAACTATGTCACCAAAAGGCAGTCTATTCAG CTATTGGGAGATATTCTTTTGGAGAGAACAAATTCATCAGTGATGCTGCGTTACGTCAGCTCAAAGGAAAACCTCATAGTTTTAATGAACCTTTTAAGG GATCCAAGCCAACCTATACAAGTAGAGGCATTTCATATTTTCAAG CTGTTCACTGCGAATAAAAATAAGCCTCGTGACATCACCAGCATACTGGTGGCAAACAAGAGCAAAATCATCAGGTTCCTCAACGCCTTCACTCTGGAAAAAG GGGTTTCTCTGGCGCTGACCGATGCAGAGGATAGGGTGTTCGAGTCGGACAAGGCCCAAGTACTCGCTGACGTCATGGCCATGAAGTTGTAG
- the LOC109772825 gene encoding uncharacterized protein produces the protein MADIAMLVADEAFEKRLQRGAPFAGAGEEASKGRENFGAVTKVWGSWASGAKVRVALLVKADLVAEPKTPVAMAAFDGFFSA, from the coding sequence ATGGCGGACATAGCGATGCTGGTGGCCGACGAGGCGTTCGAGAAGAGGCTGCAGCGAGGGGCGCCCTTCGCcggcgccggcgaggaggcgtCCAAAGGACGGGAGAACTTCGGGGCCGTGACCAAGGTGTGGGGCTCCTGGGCGTCGGGGGCCAAGGTGCGCGTCGCGCTGCTCGTCAAGGCCGACCTGGTGGCCGAGCCCAAGACCCCGGTCGCCATGGCAGCCTTCGACGGCTTCTTCTCTGCTTAA
- the LOC109772811 gene encoding uncharacterized protein, whose amino-acid sequence MADIAMLVADEAFEKRLQRGAPFAGAGEEASKGRENFGAVTKVWGSWASGVKVSVALLVKADVAEPRSPVARAAFDGFFSA is encoded by the coding sequence ATGGCGGACATAGCGATGCTGGTGGCCGACGAGGCGTTCGAGAAGAGGCTGCAGCGAGGGGCGCCCTTCGCcggcgccggcgaggaggcgtCCAAGGGACGGGAGAACTTCGGGGCCGTGACCAAGGTGTGGGGCTCCTGGGCGTCGGGGGTCAAGGTGAGCGTCGCGCTCCTCGTCAAGGCCGACGTGGCCGAGCCCAGGAGCCCGGTCGCCCGGGCAGCCTTCGACGGCTTCTTCTCTGCTTGA
- the LOC109772826 gene encoding putative MO25-like protein At5g47540 isoform X2, which yields MSGCLWPCVSSANAMTAGMGGGLFGPKARSPAELVRHTRDILRFIADHPEPCSGKLEAKREQKIADLSISVRAMKSILYGDGDGDPVAEACTQLTREFFKDNTLRLVIVCVPHMDLETQKEVTLVYANLARQKVDSRIPASDYLEVNQDLLDILMAGFNNRDIAIHYSTILRDCVRHQVAARYVLYSQHMKKFFDYIQFPDFSPSSEAFKTFKELLTRHKSSAAEFFTKNYDWFFSDFHTKLLHSSNYVTKRQSIQLLGDILLERTNSSVMLRYVSSKENLIVLMNLLRDPSQPIQVEAFHIFKLFTANKNKPRDITSILVANKSKIIRFLNAFTLEKEDRVFESDKAQVLADVMAMKL from the exons ATGTCGGGGTGCCTGTGGCCGTGCGTGTCCAGCGCCAATGCCATGACGGCGGGGATGGGCGGGGGGTTGTTCGGGCCCAAGGCCAGGAGCCCGGCGGAGCTGGTGCGACACACGCGCGACATCCTCCGCTTCATCGCCGACCATCCGGAACCCTGCAGCGGCAAACTAGAAGCCAAGCGCGAACAAAAG ATTGCAGATCTAAGCATAAGTGTCAGGGCAATGAAATCCATTCTCtatggcgacggcgacggcgatcCTGTTGCCGAAGCATGCACGCAATTGACAAGGGAGTTTTTCAAGGACAATACTCTACGTCTAGTAATTGTTTGCGTTCCGCATATGGACCTGGAA ACTCAAAAGGAAGTAACTCTAGTTTATGCAAATCTGGCAAGACAAAAGGTAGATTCAAGGATCCCTGCCTCTGACTACTTGGAAGTTAACCAAGATCTTTTGGATATATTAATGGCTGG GTTTAATAACAGGGACATTGCGATACATTATAGTACAATATTGAGGGATTGCGTACGCCACCAAGTGGCTGCACG GTATGTATTATATTCTCAGCATATGAAGAAATTCTTTGATTATATCCAGTTTCCTGACTTCAGTCCATCATCAGAAGCCTTCAAGACATTTAAG GAACTTCTGACAAGGCATAAATCATCAGCAGCTGAATTCTTCACCAAGAACTATGATTGG ttcttttcagattttcacaCGAAATTGCTACATTCTTCCAACTATGTCACCAAAAGGCAGTCTATTCAG CTATTGGGAGATATTCTTTTGGAGAGAACAAATTCATCAGTGATGCTGCGTTACGTCAGCTCAAAGGAAAACCTCATAGTTTTAATGAACCTTTTAAGG GATCCAAGCCAACCTATACAAGTAGAGGCATTTCATATTTTCAAG CTGTTCACTGCGAATAAAAATAAGCCTCGTGACATCACCAGCATACTGGTGGCAAACAAGAGCAAAATCATCAGGTTCCTCAACGCCTTCACTCTGGAAAAAG AGGATAGGGTGTTCGAGTCGGACAAGGCCCAAGTACTCGCTGACGTCATGGCCATGAAGTTGTAG